TCCAGGCCCATCCATCCTTCGGGGATCGCCCCCGCTTCCACCACCCTGCTCTCGGCGTCCTCCCTGAAATCGGCTGCGACCACCAGGTCCAGGGGCAGCAACATCTCAGCCCTCTTCCCTCCGCTTTCCCGTATAACCTCGCCGACTTCCGCGAGAAGGTCGTCCTCGCACAGGGATCTTCCGATTTCCAGACCTTGCCATTTCATGACGGTGAAGCACATGCCCCCTCCAAGCAGGATGGCATCCACTATTTCCTGGAACTTTCCCAGCACCTTCAGTTTATCGGAGATCTTGCTGCCGCCCAGTATGGCTATGAAGGGGCGCGCGGGTTCGTGCAGTAGCCTGTCAAGGGAGGTGATCTCTTTCTCCATGAGTAAGCCGGCCACGGCGGGAAGGTGCCGTGCCACCCCCACCACCGAGGCATGGGCGCGATGAGCGGCCCCGAAGGCGTCGTTGACGTAGACGTCTCCCAGGCGCGCCAGCGAGGCGGCGAAATCCGGGTCGTTGTCCGTCTCGCCGGGGTAGAACCTGAGATTCTCGAGGAGCACGACCTCGCCCGGCTGCAGCCGGGCGCAGGCCTCCTCCACCGCCGGCCCCACCGCCTCGTCCAGCTTGCGCACCTCCACCCCCAGCAGCTCGCCCAGGCGTGCCGCCACGGGATCAAGGCGCAGCCTTTCGTCCACCTTGCCCTTGGGCCGCCCCAGGTGGGACATGATAACCAGGGAGGCTCCCCGCTCCAATAGATAGCGCAGGGTGGGAAGGGAGGCCCGTATGCGGGTGTCGTCCTCGATCTCCCCCCCTTCTCCCAGATGGACGTTGAAATCCACCCTGATCAGGACCCTCTTTCCCGACACCTCGATGTCGCGAACTGTTTTCTTGGGCATTTTCCACCCTCGCTCAGCGATAAAGGATGCCCAGCAGGTCCACCAGGCGGTTGGAGAACCCCCACTCGTTGTCGTACCAGGAGACAACCTTGCACATGTTGCCCATGACCATGGTGGACGCGGCGTCGAAGACGGATGAGGCGGGGTTCCCGATGACATCCGAGGAGACGATGGGGTCCTCGGTGTACTCGAGGATGCCGGAGAGGGCTCCTGCGGCGGCTTCCTTCATGGCCGCGTTTATCTCCTCCTTGCTTGCCTCCCGCGATAGCACGGCGGTGAGGTCGACGACGCTGCCGTCCATCACCGGTACGCGCATGGCGATGCCGTCCATCTTCCCCTTGAGCTCCGGCAGCACCAGCCCGATGGCGCGCGCGGCACCCGTGGAGGTGGGGATGATGTTGCCGGCGGCGGCTCGGGCGCGGCGCAGGTCCTTGTGCGGGAAATCCAGGATGCGCTGGTCGTTGGTATAGGCGTGCACGGTGGTCATGAAGCCGCGCTCCACCCCGAAGCTCTCCATGAGCACCTTGACCACGGGCGCCAGGCAGTTGGTGGTGCAGGAGGCGTTGCTCAGGATGTGGTGCTTTTCGGGGTCGTAGCTACCGTCGTTGACCCCCATGACCACCGTGATGTCCGGGTCGGTGGCGGGGGCGGTTATGATGACCTTGCGGGCACCCGCCGAGAGGTGCTTGGCGGCGCTTTCGCGGTCGGTGAACCTCCCCGTGGCCTCGATGACCGTTTCCACTTCCAGGTCCTTCCAGGGAAGTTGCGCGGGGTCGGACTGCGAGAGCACCTCTATCTCCTTGCCGTCTATGAGCAGGGCGCTTTCCTTCGCGGCCACCTCGCCGGGATACCTGCCGAAAACGGTGTCGTACTTCAGCAGGTGGGCGAGGGTCTTCGGGTCGGTGAGGTCGTTCACGGCCACTATGTCCACGTCCTTGCCGGCCGCCGCCCGCAAAAAGAGGCGACCGATCCTTCCGAAGCCGTTTATTCCCACTCTACTTGCCATTTTTCCTACCTCCTTCGCCGCAACGACATGTCTCCTACCAAGTCCACCATGACATTATAAGCCAAATCCACGTGGTATAAACATGCAGGGATGGAGTTTTCACGGAGCCGCACCGAGGCCGGGCGGGGATGCCGACCGCCGGTCTCCGTGGGGACCCTCTTGCCGCACGGCCGCTATCCCCGCAGTTCCCTGGCCAGCCGCTGCAGGCGCAGCATGCGGTGATACACCGCCGACTTGCTCGCCGGGGGACGGAGGGCATCGCCCAGCTCGCGCAGGCTGGCCTCGGGGTTTCTCATGCGTGCCTCCGCCACGGCGCGCAGGGTTTGCGGCAGGCCCTGCAAGCCCACCCTGCTCTCGATGAGGGAGATGTCCTTGAGCTGCCTCTGGGCGGCGGCGACCGCCTTCTCGAGGTTGGCCGCCTCGCTGTTCACCCTGCGGTTCACGTTCTCGCGCAGCTCGCGCACCACGGCGTCGCTCTGCAGGCTCAGAACCGTGCGGTGAGCGCCCACCAGGGCCAGGAAATCCGCCTGGTCACGGCGGTTTTTCGCGTAAACGGCGAGCATGTTCCTGCGCCTGGCCACCTGGCAGTGGATATCGTATCTCTCCATCAGCAGGCGCAATCCCTCGGCCATCTCGGCGTGTTGCACGTTTATCTCGAGATGGGCGGGCTGTTCGGGACGGCTTACGTACCCGCCGCCCAGGAAGGCGCCCCTCAGGTAGGCCACCCCGCAGCAGCGGCGGCGTACGATGCGCGCAGGGATCCCGAGGACGGGACGCAGCGAATCGTCGAGGAGGCCCGTCTCGTTGAGGATCTGCGCCATGCCCTCCTGCTGCAGGTAAAGATGGTAGCAGTTGCGACCCCTTAGGCGGGGAGCCTTCTCCACGCGCAGTTCCGGGGTCACGCAAAAGAGCTCCTTGAGCAGGTTGAACATGAGGCGCGCCACTGCCGCGTTCTCGCTCTCGGTGTGAACGGCGAGGCGCAGGGGGCCCACCAGGTGCAGGGAGCCCTCCAGGTGCAGGAGGGCGGAGAGTTCCGCCAGTCGGCAGCAGCGCCGCGAAGGGCGGACGCGCGCCAGCTCGTTCTTCACGTTGGAGGTGAAACTCATGCTCTATCTACGGTCCATGTCGCGGTGGCGGACGCTTACCTGCAGGCCGTGCGAGCGCAGCCTCTCCGCCAGTTCGTCGGCCATCACCACGGAGCGGTGACGCCCTCCCGTGCATCCCAGGGCCACCGTGATATAGCGCCTGCCCTCGTGCACGAAGCCTTCCTTCAGGTAGAGCAGGAGCGAGTGCACGCGGTCCAGGAATTCCTCGCTCTCCCTCTTGCCCAGCACGTATTCCCTCACCCTCGGGTCATCGCCGGCAAGCTCGCGCAGCTCGTCCACCCAGAAGGGATTGGGAAGAAAGCGCAGGTCAAGGACGATGTCGGCATCAAGGGGAAGGCCGTACTTGTAGCCGAAGGAGATGATGGCGACCTCCAGCGGGAAGGAGAGGCCCTCCGCGCGGTAGAGGTTCATGAGCTGCTCGCGCAGCTGGTGCATGTTGCTCTTCGAGGTGTCGATGACGATGTCGGCACGGCCCCGCAGGCCTTGCAGGAGTTCCCTCTCGCGCGCGATGCTCTCGGCGATGCCGCCTTCCGCGTGCAGGGGATGGGAGCGGCGCGTCTCCTTGAAACGGCGGATGAGGGTGTCGTCGTCCGCTTCCAGGAAAAGGATGCGGTAGGATATGCCGCCGCGGTCGAGCTCGTCCAGGGCGTCGTTCAGGTCGTCGAAGAACTCGCCGCCGCGCACGTCGATCACCGCCGCGAGGTGCTCCACGGCGTCGCCCTGCATGCAGAGCTCGACCATCTTGAGGATAAGGGAGGGCGGTAGATTGTCGACGCAATAGAAGCCGGAGTCCTCGAGGCTCTTGATGGCCACCGATTTCCCTGCCCCGGAAAGGCCGGTGATGATGGTCAGTTCCAGCTCTCTCTTACCCCCCGTACCTTCCTCGCAGCGACGTTTTTCCTGCACCAGTATCTTATAGGAATATTATACAGGATTCACCGCCCGCGATTACCGGATAACGGATAGGGGCGCTCGGCGCCTGGAGTGCTATTACGCGGTCCCCGTGATTTGATTGCCATGCGCCGTGCGTTATGGTATAAGGGTGGGCGTCGGAGGCGCCGGCGGCCGCCCCGGGACGAGAGGGACCATGGAAAGCATACTGTTCATCGTGCCCATCAACAGGACATACGTCATCATGCCCCACCTGGGTCTCGGTTACCTCGCGAGCGTGGCCAGGGAGAGCGGCTACCGACCGCGCATCCTCAACTGCCTCAAGGAGAGGATGGATTTCCGGGATTTCGAGCGCTACATAGTGGAAAACCCCGCCGACATCTTCGCCATCACTATGATGACCTACGACATCAACCCCACGAGGAAACACATAGAGATCATAAGGAAACACTACCCGTCATCGCTGATCGTCCTCGGCGGGGCGCATCCCAGCGGCGATTTCCTCGGTATCCTGAACGATTTCCCCCAGGCCGACTTCGCCTTCCGCGGCGAGGCGGAGCTGGGCTTCAGGGAATTCCTGGAAAAGATAAGGGAGGGGGGCTCGCGGGCGGACATGGGGCGGGTCGCCAACCTGATATGGAGGGATCCCGCGGGGAAGATCGTGGTCAACGGGTGGAGGGTGATACACGACCTCGACACCATCTCCTTCCCGGCATGGGACCTCATGGACCCCAGGACATATCCCGAGGCTCCCCACGGCGGCTTCGCGCGCAACTTTCCCGTGGCGCCCATAATCATCACCAGGGGCTGCCCCTTCAAGTGCACCTTCTGCTCCGGCAAATCGGTCACCGGGACGCTGGTCCGCAAGAGATCCATCGCCAACGTCATGGAGGAGCTGCGCTACCTGGCGGAGGACTTCGGGGTACGCGAGGTGCACGTGGAGGACGAGAACTTCACCCTCCACCGCAGGCTGGTCATGGAGTTCTGCGATTCCCTCATGGAAAGCGGCCTTGGGCTCACCTGGGCCTGCCCATCCGGGATACGCCTGGACAACCTGGACACGGAGATGCTTGACGCCATGAGCAGGTCGGGATGTCATTCCCTGGCGGTGGGGGTGGAATTCGGTTCGGACAGGATCCATGCCCTGACCAGGAAGGGGCTTACCGTCGACGTCATCAGGGAGAAACTAGCGCTCCTCGCCAGGTACGATATCAAGGTGACGGGCTTCTTCCTGATGGGGATACCGGGCGAGACACGCGAGGAGATGCTCA
The DNA window shown above is from Actinomycetota bacterium and carries:
- a CDS encoding phosphoglycerate kinase; the encoded protein is MPKKTVRDIEVSGKRVLIRVDFNVHLGEGGEIEDDTRIRASLPTLRYLLERGASLVIMSHLGRPKGKVDERLRLDPVAARLGELLGVEVRKLDEAVGPAVEEACARLQPGEVVLLENLRFYPGETDNDPDFAASLARLGDVYVNDAFGAAHRAHASVVGVARHLPAVAGLLMEKEITSLDRLLHEPARPFIAILGGSKISDKLKVLGKFQEIVDAILLGGGMCFTVMKWQGLEIGRSLCEDDLLAEVGEVIRESGGKRAEMLLPLDLVVAADFREDAESRVVEAGAIPEGWMGLDIGPRTVAAYVKRIGEAATIFWSGPMGVFEWERFQEGTRAVAEAIAASEAVTVAGGGDTIAAIRKYGLEDSFTHISTGGGASMEYLEGRPLPGVEALQDSEG
- the gap gene encoding type I glyceraldehyde-3-phosphate dehydrogenase; translated protein: MASRVGINGFGRIGRLFLRAAAGKDVDIVAVNDLTDPKTLAHLLKYDTVFGRYPGEVAAKESALLIDGKEIEVLSQSDPAQLPWKDLEVETVIEATGRFTDRESAAKHLSAGARKVIITAPATDPDITVVMGVNDGSYDPEKHHILSNASCTTNCLAPVVKVLMESFGVERGFMTTVHAYTNDQRILDFPHKDLRRARAAAGNIIPTSTGAARAIGLVLPELKGKMDGIAMRVPVMDGSVVDLTAVLSREASKEEINAAMKEAAAGALSGILEYTEDPIVSSDVIGNPASSVFDAASTMVMGNMCKVVSWYDNEWGFSNRLVDLLGILYR
- the whiA gene encoding DNA-binding protein WhiA, which codes for MSFTSNVKNELARVRPSRRCCRLAELSALLHLEGSLHLVGPLRLAVHTESENAAVARLMFNLLKELFCVTPELRVEKAPRLRGRNCYHLYLQQEGMAQILNETGLLDDSLRPVLGIPARIVRRRCCGVAYLRGAFLGGGYVSRPEQPAHLEINVQHAEMAEGLRLLMERYDIHCQVARRRNMLAVYAKNRRDQADFLALVGAHRTVLSLQSDAVVRELRENVNRRVNSEAANLEKAVAAAQRQLKDISLIESRVGLQGLPQTLRAVAEARMRNPEASLRELGDALRPPASKSAVYHRMLRLQRLARELRG
- the rapZ gene encoding RNase adapter RapZ, producing the protein MELTIITGLSGAGKSVAIKSLEDSGFYCVDNLPPSLILKMVELCMQGDAVEHLAAVIDVRGGEFFDDLNDALDELDRGGISYRILFLEADDDTLIRRFKETRRSHPLHAEGGIAESIARERELLQGLRGRADIVIDTSKSNMHQLREQLMNLYRAEGLSFPLEVAIISFGYKYGLPLDADIVLDLRFLPNPFWVDELRELAGDDPRVREYVLGKRESEEFLDRVHSLLLYLKEGFVHEGRRYITVALGCTGGRHRSVVMADELAERLRSHGLQVSVRHRDMDRR
- a CDS encoding radical SAM protein; this encodes MESILFIVPINRTYVIMPHLGLGYLASVARESGYRPRILNCLKERMDFRDFERYIVENPADIFAITMMTYDINPTRKHIEIIRKHYPSSLIVLGGAHPSGDFLGILNDFPQADFAFRGEAELGFREFLEKIREGGSRADMGRVANLIWRDPAGKIVVNGWRVIHDLDTISFPAWDLMDPRTYPEAPHGGFARNFPVAPIIITRGCPFKCTFCSGKSVTGTLVRKRSIANVMEELRYLAEDFGVREVHVEDENFTLHRRLVMEFCDSLMESGLGLTWACPSGIRLDNLDTEMLDAMSRSGCHSLAVGVEFGSDRIHALTRKGLTVDVIREKLALLARYDIKVTGFFLMGIPGETREEMLMTMRLARELPIHRAQFNNFMPLPGTEIYDRLKEEGKLDGLPTDHFFVHDVSYVPEGMTRRQLKNLQRRAYLRFYLRPRVAFRVMRDIETPRQLFYLAKRFMDAMD